A section of the Lynx canadensis isolate LIC74 chromosome A1, mLynCan4.pri.v2, whole genome shotgun sequence genome encodes:
- the IL4 gene encoding interleukin-4, giving the protein MDLTSQLIPALVCLLAFTSTFVHGQNFNNTLKEIIKTLNILTARNDSCMELTVMDVLAVPKNTSDKEIFCRATTVLRQIYTHHNCSTKFLKGLDRNLSSMANRTCSVNEVKKSTLKDFLERLKAIMQKKYSKH; this is encoded by the exons ATGGATCTCACCTCCCAACTGATTCCAGCTCTGGTCTGCTTACTAGCATTTACCAGCACCTTCGTCCACGGCCAGAACTTCAATAATACATTGAAAGAGATCATCAAAACGTTGAACATCCTCACAGCGAGAAAC GACTCATGCATGGAGCTGACCGTCATGGACGTCTTGGCAGTCCCAAAG aacaCAAGCGACAAGGAAATCTTCTGCAGAGCCACAACCGTGCTCCGGCAGATCTATACACATCACAACTGCTCCACCAAATTCCTCAAAGGACTCGACAGGAACCTCAGCAGCATGGCAAACAGG ACCTGTTCTGTGAATGAAGTCAAGAAGAGTACACTGAAAGACTTCTTGGAAAGGCTAAAAGCGATCATGCAAAAGAAATACTCAAAGCACTGA